The stretch of DNA AATGGTAGTCAGCATTTTCATACTCGCTAAGCTATCGACTTTCGATGCTTATGAAGCACTTAGTGAGTGCACTTCGATCACGCAGTGCGAGTTGAATCGTTGCTCAGCCTCAACTAAAACTTTCCGTTTCCCGGTCTTTTAATGAAGAATGCAAAATCACCAGCCAAATTTTTTTAAGAGACCCCCCCAAGATATACTCCGCGAATTTTGTCGTGCGTACGGGAACGCATGGCTTTGGGTGTGGCTCGTTGTCCTCAACCAAACGGCGGGAGTATCCGGGGCAGAGGGCAGACCCAGCATCCGGGACAAGGTGTTGAGCCAGCTTGAAAAATCCCCCGTCCAATACTCGACCCTCAACACTTGGTCTGCGCGCCGGAAGGAATTGCGCGAAGAATTTCTAAGAGGCGCCGGCCTGTGGCCGTTGCCGGAGAAAAAAACCCTGCACGTCGTCGTCCACAGCCGGCGTCAATACGACGGCTATTCGGTCGAGAACGTGGCGCTGGAAACGATGCCGGGATTTTTCTGCACCGGAAATCTTTATCGCCCACTCAAGCAAGACAGGCCGAGGCCGGGAATACTTTGTCCGCACGGACATTTCCAGCCGCTAGGCCGGATGCGGCCCGAACAGCAGATTCGCTGCGCCCAATTTGCCCGCATGGGCGCCACCGTCTTCTCCTACAGCATGGTCGGATGGCAAGACTCTAGGCAGACCACGCACGACGATCCGCTCGTGCTCGCCTTGCAAACGTGGAACAGCATCCGCGCGCTGGACTACCTGTGCAGCCTGTCGGAGGTGGATACGAATCGACTAGGCATCACGGGGGCGTCGGGAGGCGGCACGCAGACTTTTTTTCTGGCAGCGCTCGATGACCGGGTGCGGGTTTCAGCGCCGGTCGTGATCGTTTATCCATGGACCGAACCTGATGGTTGCAGATGTGAAGGCGGCATGCCGGTGATGCAGACGGCCCAGACCGACGCGATTGAACTGGCCGCGTCGGTCGCGCCGCGACCGCAGTTGCTCATCTCGTGCGGTAATGATCCGACCAGCGACTTTCCGCAGGTTGGTTTCCCATTCATCCAGCGCGTTTATGCTCTGCACGGAAAGAGCAATTTGGTCGAGAACGTGCACCTCGCCGATGAAGGGCATGACTATGGGCCATCGAAACGCAGAGCGGTGTATGCCTTCTTCGCGAAACATCTCGGCCTTCCTTCCATCGAGGAGGAGCTGTCAAAGATCACAATTGAGCAGCCGGAACAAATGGCGGTCTTTGACGATCAGCATCCGCTCCCAGCCCACGCGATCAAAGGCAGCGAGCAAGTGGCGAAGGTCTTCCACGCCCTGGCCCGTGCGCCGGGGACACTGGAGGGCGAATCATTCTTCTTCACGCCGCCGGGCTTCGCCCACGAAGGACAGGTTGCCCGCGCGGAGGGGAAGTGGAGCGGCTTGGTGAAAATCGTTACTCGCGACGCGGCCACTGGCCGGCCCACGCCCAGTCGCATCAGCGTCGTCGGCCCGGATGGAAATTATTATCAGCCTTCGACCAATCACCTCACGCCCTATGCACTCACGAGCCAATGGCCGAAACGAGGGACTTGGGGCAATCGCCGCGACACGTCTCCTTATCGCTATCTCGGCCGGTTCTTTTACACGACGGGCGAAGTCGAGGTGGCCTTACCAGCGGGCAAGTCACGAATCGAAGTGTGGAAGGGATTTGAGTTCACGCCGCAAACACAGACGGTCGAAGTCTCTGCTGGCGGAACGAACAACGTTGAACTGGCGATCTCCAAAGCCGCTGACGTCTCGCACCTCGGTTACTTCGGCGGCGATTTGCATCTGCACATTCCCCGCAGAAATCCACAAGACGAAAATACGATCTTCGACCTGATGTCAGCCGAGGACATCCAGTTCGGCGCGCTGCTGGCCTACAATGAACCGGCGGGACCTTACGCGGGGTTCATGGACAAGATGGACTCGCCGCAATCGGCCGGCCTGGGCGTCAAATCGGTGCGCGAACGCGATGGCTATTCGATCATCGCTGGCCAGGAATATCGCAGCTCGACTTACGGCCATCTACTTCTCTACCTGCGCGACGGATTGGTTTTCCCGGGCAAAAGTTTCAACGCCGACAACTGGCCGGTCTATGGCGAAGTGGAGCGAGAGACGCGCGAACTGGGCGGCCTGGCGATCATGGCGCACGGCGGCTACGCGCAAGAGATCTACGCGGACGTCGCGCTTGGCAACCTGCACGCCGTTGAGCTACTCCAGTTCGACCTCTATCGCGGCATCGGCCTCACCAACTGGTATGATATCCTCAACACCGGTTATCGTTTTCCAATCACCGGCGCGAGTGATTGGCCGGCGTGTCGGTTTCTCGGCGACTCGCGCACGTTCGTCCACGTAGAGGGTAAGCCATCGCATGAAAACTGGCTCCGACGCGCGGCGGAGGGACGCAGCTTCGTGACCAGCGGTCCGATGCTGCTTCTGGAGATTGAAGGTCAACGGCCCGGCACCCAGTTGAAGAAATCAGGTTCTGGTCCGCAGACCATAAGCGTCCGTGTGCGGACGCGATCCGAAGTAACACCGGTCCAGTACGTCGAACTCATCGTCAACGGTGAAGTCGTGTATAGGCAAACCATCCCCGCTGATAAGCAGCGAGGTGCATGGTGGGAACTCGAGCACAAAGTAGAGCTTCGCGAGTCATCATGGATTGCCGCGCGGGCGTATTCAACAACACCGGGTGGCCGGCCCGATGCCGAGGCGCACACCAATCCGGTTTATGTCTATCTCGATGGCCACGCACCGTATCGCCAGGCCTCACTGGATGCGTGGCTCGCCAAGATCGACGGGCAAATCGCCGCGCATGCCAAACGTAACTTCGCCGAGAAAGCCCGCGTGCTCGATTATTTCCAACAAGCCCGCGACACACTTTTGCGGATTCGCGAGCGGGGAGGGCTGCGCGCCGATGAGAACCCAGCGCAGTGGCTCCAAAAAGCGGATGCGCTCAAGATTCCCCTCGCCGCCGCCGCCAGTTTTCGCGCGCCAACCGATGAAGAGTTGGAGGCGTTTCTCCAGCCGGTCCCGCCGAAGACGCCGCAAGCGGCGTTGAAGACCTTCGAGACCACAGGCGGTTTTCACATGGAACTGGTGGCCGCCGAGCCGATGGTCTATGATCCGGTGGCGGCGGCCTTTGACGCGGACGGCAATCTCTACGTCTGCGAAATGCGCGACTATCCCTTCAAGCCGGTGGCGGGTCGTGAGCCGATCGGTTCCGTCCGGCTGCTGCGTGACACGAATGGGGACGGCGTGTTCGACCAGAGTACGGTATTCGCCGACAAGCTGCTGTGGGCGGCGGGCGTGGCGCCGTGGAAAGGCGGCGTGTTCGTCGCCGCGCCGCCCGACATCTGGTACTTCAAGGACACGAATGGCGACGACGTGGCCGACATTCGTCTCAAGGTTTTCACCGGGTTCGGCATGGAGAATCAACAGGCCATGCTCAACAATCTCGTGTGGTGGCTCGACCACAAAATCTACGGTTCCACTGCGGGAAATGGCGGAACGGTGCGACCGGCAAACAATCCCCAAGAGAAAACGATCGACGTCAATGGCAACGATTTTCGATTCGATCCCGTAGGCGGCGAGTTTGAAGCGATCACCGGCACCGTCCAATTCGGCAACACATTCGACGATTGGGGCAACCGGTTTCTGTGCAGCCAATCACAACCGCTCGTGCACGTCGTGCTGCCGAGGCACTACCTGGCTCGCAATCCCTACCTGCCCGTGCCGTCGGGGATCAAGGATCTGGCCGCCAACCCGGTGCCCATCTTCCGCATCAGCCCGGTCGAGCACTGGCGCCAAATTCGCAGCCACCGCCGAGTCGAGAAGAATGAACTCTCCGCCGCGGGGGCTGGCGTGAGTCATCACGTCGTGGACGCGGCGGCCGGTGTCACGATTTATCGCGGCGGCGCGTATCCACCGCAGTACTACGGCACGGTGTTCACCCCGGATCCGCAGAACAACCTGATCCACCACCGCCGGCTGATACCCGACGGCGTGTCGTTCAAGTCGCAGCGCGTCGAGGAACAGGCCGAGTTCGTGCGCTCGTCCGACATTTGGTTCCGACCCGTGAACCTGATCAATGCCCCCGATGGAACGCTGTACTGTCTGGACATGAGCCGCGAGGTATTGGAGTCCATTCACATTCCGCTGGACGTGGCGAAGCACCTGGATCTGACCAGCGGTCGCAATTACGGGCGCATCTATCGGATTGCGCCGAATGGTTTTCATTCACCGGCTCCGCCGCGACTGAGCCAGGCGAAGGGTGAGCAGTTGGTGGTGGCCCTCGAAAGTCCGCATGGCTGGTGGCGGGATACCGCGCATCGGCTGATCTACGAGCGGCAAGACAAATCAATCGTGCCGGCACTCAAACGCATGGCCGCAAAAAGCCAGCGCCCCGAATCCCGACTTGCGGCCCTCTGGTCCCTGGAGGGATTGAACTCGCTTCAAGGCACGGTCGTGTTGGACGCGTTGAACGACCGGCATCCCGGCGTGCGCGAGAACGCGGTGCGCTTGGCTGAGCCGCGCTTGAACTCGTCTCCACAAATGCTGGCTAAAGTGCTCGACCTCGCCAGCGACACGAATGCCCGGGTGCGTTTTCAAGTTGCTTTCACGCTCGGAGAGGTGCGTGACCGGCGTGCAGTCAAGACGCTGGTGGAACTCGCTGGCCTTTCTCCGGATGACCCTTGGATGCGTGCCGCCGTGCTCAGTTCCATGTCCACCGCACCTGCCGAAACCCTCTCTCTGCTCCTGTCCGACGCGGCGCCGACAAACAACGCTGCCCGCGCTGTTCTCTGCGATCCGCTTGCGGAGATGGTCGGCCAGCGAAACCGCCTCGACGAACTCAGGATCGCCCTGCAAACAATTACCACAGCAGACAAGCTCAACGATGGGGCAGGGTGGGGCGAGCGCCTGTTGCCGGCCATTGGACGCGGATTGAAACGCGCCGGAGCGCGGCTCACCGCCAACAACGGGTACGGTCCTGAGGTCACGCAACTTCTCGAAAAATCCAGGCTATCGTCCCGTCAAGCCGCACTTGATGGTCACTTGGCTGAGGCCTGCCGATTGATTGCGATTCAACTGCTCGGTTGCTTTCCGTTGGATAAAGTCCGCGACGCGTTGGTACCGTTGTTGGACGCCAGCCAACCGACGCCGGTGCAGATCGCCGCCGTGAAGGCGTTGGCTGATTACTCCGATTCCGGAGTCGCGGATTTGTTGTTGCAGCACTGGCGACAGTTCACGCCCGACGTGCGCGCCGAAGCGCTTCAAGCGTTGCTCAGCCGCGAAGGTCGCACGCTGGCCTTGTTGCACGCGGCCGAGCAAGGTCAAGTGTCGCTGGCGGAGACGGACGCCGCCCGGCGCGAACCGCTGTTGCGTCATCGTAACGAAGAAGTGCGCAGGCTGGCCCGGAAGGTGTTCGGCGATGCGACGCGTAGTGACCGCGTCGCAGTGGTGGCGGAGTATCGCGCAGCCTTGCAGTTGGACGCAGATCCAAAACGCGGCGGTCTGGTGTTCGAGAAAAACTGTTCCGTATGCCACGCGTTGAACGGCAAAGGAAATGCCGTTGGGCCAGATCTTGCCTCAGCCTCTTCGCAGGGCCCTGAAGCGCTGCTTGTGAACATCCTTGACCCCAGCCGGTACGTCCTGCCGAACTTTGTTCAATACACGGTGGAGG from Verrucomicrobiota bacterium encodes:
- a CDS encoding CehA/McbA family metallohydrolase, producing the protein MWLVVLNQTAGVSGAEGRPSIRDKVLSQLEKSPVQYSTLNTWSARRKELREEFLRGAGLWPLPEKKTLHVVVHSRRQYDGYSVENVALETMPGFFCTGNLYRPLKQDRPRPGILCPHGHFQPLGRMRPEQQIRCAQFARMGATVFSYSMVGWQDSRQTTHDDPLVLALQTWNSIRALDYLCSLSEVDTNRLGITGASGGGTQTFFLAALDDRVRVSAPVVIVYPWTEPDGCRCEGGMPVMQTAQTDAIELAASVAPRPQLLISCGNDPTSDFPQVGFPFIQRVYALHGKSNLVENVHLADEGHDYGPSKRRAVYAFFAKHLGLPSIEEELSKITIEQPEQMAVFDDQHPLPAHAIKGSEQVAKVFHALARAPGTLEGESFFFTPPGFAHEGQVARAEGKWSGLVKIVTRDAATGRPTPSRISVVGPDGNYYQPSTNHLTPYALTSQWPKRGTWGNRRDTSPYRYLGRFFYTTGEVEVALPAGKSRIEVWKGFEFTPQTQTVEVSAGGTNNVELAISKAADVSHLGYFGGDLHLHIPRRNPQDENTIFDLMSAEDIQFGALLAYNEPAGPYAGFMDKMDSPQSAGLGVKSVRERDGYSIIAGQEYRSSTYGHLLLYLRDGLVFPGKSFNADNWPVYGEVERETRELGGLAIMAHGGYAQEIYADVALGNLHAVELLQFDLYRGIGLTNWYDILNTGYRFPITGASDWPACRFLGDSRTFVHVEGKPSHENWLRRAAEGRSFVTSGPMLLLEIEGQRPGTQLKKSGSGPQTISVRVRTRSEVTPVQYVELIVNGEVVYRQTIPADKQRGAWWELEHKVELRESSWIAARAYSTTPGGRPDAEAHTNPVYVYLDGHAPYRQASLDAWLAKIDGQIAAHAKRNFAEKARVLDYFQQARDTLLRIRERGGLRADENPAQWLQKADALKIPLAAAASFRAPTDEELEAFLQPVPPKTPQAALKTFETTGGFHMELVAAEPMVYDPVAAAFDADGNLYVCEMRDYPFKPVAGREPIGSVRLLRDTNGDGVFDQSTVFADKLLWAAGVAPWKGGVFVAAPPDIWYFKDTNGDDVADIRLKVFTGFGMENQQAMLNNLVWWLDHKIYGSTAGNGGTVRPANNPQEKTIDVNGNDFRFDPVGGEFEAITGTVQFGNTFDDWGNRFLCSQSQPLVHVVLPRHYLARNPYLPVPSGIKDLAANPVPIFRISPVEHWRQIRSHRRVEKNELSAAGAGVSHHVVDAAAGVTIYRGGAYPPQYYGTVFTPDPQNNLIHHRRLIPDGVSFKSQRVEEQAEFVRSSDIWFRPVNLINAPDGTLYCLDMSREVLESIHIPLDVAKHLDLTSGRNYGRIYRIAPNGFHSPAPPRLSQAKGEQLVVALESPHGWWRDTAHRLIYERQDKSIVPALKRMAAKSQRPESRLAALWSLEGLNSLQGTVVLDALNDRHPGVRENAVRLAEPRLNSSPQMLAKVLDLASDTNARVRFQVAFTLGEVRDRRAVKTLVELAGLSPDDPWMRAAVLSSMSTAPAETLSLLLSDAAPTNNAARAVLCDPLAEMVGQRNRLDELRIALQTITTADKLNDGAGWGERLLPAIGRGLKRAGARLTANNGYGPEVTQLLEKSRLSSRQAALDGHLAEACRLIAIQLLGCFPLDKVRDALVPLLDASQPTPVQIAAVKALADYSDSGVADLLLQHWRQFTPDVRAEALQALLSREGRTLALLHAAEQGQVSLAETDAARREPLLRHRNEEVRRLARKVFGDATRSDRVAVVAEYRAALQLDADPKRGGLVFEKNCSVCHALNGKGNAVGPDLASASSQGPEALLVNILDPSRYVLPNFVQYTVEDKQGRVFSGLIASQTATSITLKGAKGATDTILRTDIKELLGSGLSLMPDGLEAAINHQEMADLIAFLQAALPTTGTAAVADRERDFGTLPGLIEPTDKQ